In the Candidatus Hinthialibacter antarcticus genome, TGCTTTCGTTTTAAAAATGGCGACGCCTATGATGTAGAGATTTGTGACTATCATTAAATATGAGGCGCGAGCATGAGTATTAATAATACCCGAAAAATGAAACGTAGGCCGACGCATCCGGGCGAGATGCTGCGTGAAGATTTTTTGCCTGACTATGGGCTGACGGTTTCGAGTATGGCAAAAGCCGTAGACGTGTCGCGGCAGACCATCAACGAGTTGCTTCGCGAACGCCGAAGTCTCAGCCCTGAAATGGCGCTTCGGCTTGCGCGTTTATTTGGCAACTCGCCCGAATTTTGGCTCAATGCGCAACGGGCGGTTGACCTTTGGGAGGCTGAACAAGTCATCAAAAAAGATGTCTCTCGAATCAAACCGCTCACAGCAGCGTAAATCTTGATTGCGATCTTGCATGCTGCGGTTCGATGAGATTTGAAATATAATTGGTTCATCCGGTAAGTGAGTACTTACATTGATGGATGGCCATAATTTTGTTTGAGAAAACATATTCGGGCATATTAAAAATTGACGAACCAATCAGGCATGGGTGCAACTCTGGGAGCGCCTGTGCATAAGGGCCTGAAAGCCCGCAC is a window encoding:
- a CDS encoding HigA family addiction module antitoxin, which translates into the protein MSINNTRKMKRRPTHPGEMLREDFLPDYGLTVSSMAKAVDVSRQTINELLRERRSLSPEMALRLARLFGNSPEFWLNAQRAVDLWEAEQVIKKDVSRIKPLTAA